The following is a genomic window from Aquipuribacter nitratireducens.
TGCAGCCCCGCGACCCGGTACGTCGCGACCTCCCGCCAGGTCAGCCGCTCGACACGCCCGGGGCGACCGGTCGTCCGCCGCAGGTCGGGGTCGTGGAGGACGACGGCGACGCCGTCCCGGGTCGCGTGGACGTCGGTCTCCAGGTGGGTGATGCCGAGGGCGACGGCCGCCTCGAACGCCGCGACCGTGTTCTCCCACGCGTGCGAGCCGTCGGGGTCGTGCGCCGTCGGGGTGTGCCCGCGGTGGGCGAAGGCGAGCGGGGGGCCGGCCAGCGCGGGGTGGGGGAGCCTGCCGCTCACCCCGCCAGGCTAGGGCGCGGAGGCTGTCGTAGCGTCGCCGGCATGACGACGCGGGACGACCTGCCCGACATGACGTACCGCCGGCTCGGGGACTCCGGTCTCGTCGTGTCGACCGTGGGACTGGGCGGCAACACCTTCGGCGCCCGCATCGACGCCGACGCCACCCGCGACGTCGTCCACGCCGCCCTCGACGCGGGCGTCACCTTCGTCGACTGCGCCGAGCTCTACGGTTCGACGCCGGGGGAGAGCGAGGACCTGCTGGGACGGGCGCTCGTCGGCCGGCGCGACGGCACGGTCCTCGCGACGAAGTTCGGTCACCCCGACGGGCGCGTCGACGCACCGGCGTGGGACGACGCGCACGGGTCCCGCACCGCGGTGCGCCGGGCCGTCGAGGGGTCGCTGCGGCGGCTCCGCACCGACTGGATCGACCTCTACCAGATGCACACGCCGGACCCCGCGACGCCGGTCGAGGAGACGCTGTCGACGCTCGACGACCTCGTCCGGGAGGGCAAGGTCCGCTACGTCGGCTCCTCGAACTTCGCCGCGTGGCAGGTCGTCGACGCCGACCGCGCCGCGGAGTCGCTGGGCACCGAGCGGTTCGTGTCGGCGCAGAACGCGTACAACCTGCTCGACCGCTCCGCCGAGGCCGAGCTCGTGCCCGCCTGCGAGCACGTCGGGGTCGGGCTCCTGCCGTACTACCCACTGGCGTCCGGGCTGCTGACCGGCAAGTACTCGCGCGGCCAGGCGGCGCCCGAGGGGTCCCGGCTGTCCTCGCCGCGGATGGCCGCGAGGCTGGAGGGCGCGGACTGGGACACCATCGAGGCCCTCACCCGCTTCGCGGAGGAGCGGGATCTCGACCTGCTCACCGTGGCGCTCGGCGGGCTCGCGGCGCAGCCTGCGGTCGGCAGCGTCATCGCGGGTGCGCGCACGCCGGCGCAGGTACGGGCCAACGTCCGGGCGGGCCTGTGGGAGCCGACGGCGGCGGACCTCGCCGAGCTCGAGGACATCAGCGGACGCCCGTGACCGAACCGCCCGGGCCGGCGGAGCGGGCGCGCCGCTGGCTGCACGACTCCGCCGCCCGGGAGGCCGCGGGCCGGCGGTCGCAGGCGCTCGTGTGCGCCCGGACGGCCCTCGCGCTGCTCGAGCGCACCGAGGACGAGACGTCGGTCGCGTCCGCCCGGCGCCGGGTGGAGGCGCTGGCCGGCCCCGAGGTCGTGCCGCTGCACGTCGACCTCCCGGCCGGCGACGGCGCCGACCCCGTCGAGGCCGGGGCCGTGTGGGTCGGCGCCCCGGCCGACCCCGTCCTCGGGATGCTCGGGTGGCGGGAGCGCGGGGGAACGCTCGACGTCGTCCGGGTCGTCGTGCCGGGGACGCGCCGGGGACGCGCCGCGTTCGCCACCCTCCTGGCGGCCCTGCCGGACACCGTGCCGGTGTCGGTGGCCGCGCCCGCGCGGGACACCGGGGTCGCCCGGCTCCTGGGGCGGGCCGGCTTCCGCCCCGGTGCGCGGAGCCCCGGCGGCTACGTCGGCGGCACGCTCCGCTTCGAGCGGGACGCCCCGGGCTGAGCCGGCGGCTGCTCGCACACCGTGCGGTGGTGGTGGGTGAGGGCGTGCGGGTCGTCGCCGCCCTCGACGTGCTCCGGGCTCACGTGGACCGAGACGTCGTCGAGGCCGCGGACCCGGTGCAGCAGCTCGTGCCGCGCGTTCTCCGCGATGTCGTGCGCGGTGCGGAGGTCGAGGTCGCCGTCGACGGCGATGTCGGCCTCCGCACGGATGCGGTGACCGGTCCAGCGCATGCGGACGGCCTCGACCTCCCGGACGCCGTCGACGGTCCGCAGCACCGCCTCCGTGTCGTCGACGAGCGCGGGGTCGACGGCGTCGAGGAGCCGCCGCAGCACGTCCCGGGCGGCGCCCACGAGGATGACGAGGATCGCGACGGTGATCGCGAGGCCGACGAGCGGGTCGGCGAGGGGGAACCCGAGCCCGACACCGACGGCGCTCACGAGCACCCCGAGGCTCGTGATGCCGTCCGTGCGGGCGTGGTTGCCGTCGGCGACGAGCGCGGCCGAGCCGATGCGCCGCCCGACCCGGATGCGGTAGACGGCGACCGCCTCGTTGCCGAGGAAGCCGATGACGCCGGCGACACCGACGACCCAGATGTTGGTGAAGGGCCGGGGGTCGGCGAACGCCCGGAGGCTCTCGACCGCGACGACGACGGCGGAGGCGGCGATGAAGAGGACGATGAGGATGCCCGCGAGGTCCTCCACGCGCCCCAGCCCGTACGTGAACCGGCGGGACGCCGGGCGTCTCACCAGCACGAACGCGATCCACAGCGGCACCGACGTGAAGGCGTCCGACAGGTTGTGGATCGTGTCGGCGAGCAGGGCGACCGAGCCGCTGAACGCGTACACGACGAGCTGCAGCAGCGCCGTGACGCCGAGCAGGACGAGTGAGATCTTGGTCGCGCGGATGCCGGCGGCGGAGGTGACGAGAGCGCTGTCGACGGAGTCGGCGTGGTCGTGGCTGTGCGGCCGGACGGCGTGCGTCACCGCGGCCCAGGCCCGGCGCAGGACTCCGGCCGGGTGCGCGTGGTCGTGGTCGTGCGCGTGGTCGTGGTCGCTCACCGGTCCCCCTCGTCCGAGTGCTGCCCGTGCGAGAGCGCGTCGACCACGAGGCGCCCGACGTGCTCGTCCGCGAGGCGGTAGTGGACGGTCGTGCCCTCGCGGCGGGTGGCGACCAGACCCGACAGCCGCAGCTTCGCGAGGTGCTGCGAGACCGACGCGGCGGGCCGCGACACGAGCTGCGCGAGCTCGGTGACCGACCGTTCATCGGCCCGCAGGTGCCAGACGAGCGACAGCCGCGTCGGGTCGCTCAGCAGGGCGAACACCTGCGCCGCCGAGCGGGCGCCGACGTCGTCGAGGTCGACGTCGTGGTGGTGGTCCTGCCGAGGGACTGCTGTCTGCGTATCTACGCGCACACGCAGACTATGGCACAGCGTCCTGTCCCGGCGCCTAGGCTCGCGCGGGTGCGGTCCGTCCTCGTCACCGGCCTCAGCCGGCGCCTCGGCATCGCCGCCGAGGTCACGACGCACCTCGCCGCCACCGGCTGGCGGGTGTCGGCGACGGGGTGGCCCGCGCACGACGAGGAGTGGCCGTGGGGGGTGGGGGAGCCGGCGCCCACGGAGCACCTCGCCCACTACGCGACCGCCGACCTCGCCGACGCCGCGGTGCCGGCACGGGTCGTGGCCGAGCACGTCGGCCGCGACGGCCGCCTCGACGCGCTCGTGGCGGTCCACGCCCGCTCCTCCGAGGGCGACCTGATGGCTGCCGACGCGCAGGAGCTCGACCGCTGCTGGGCGGTCAACACGCGGGCGACGCTGCTGCTCGTCAGGGCCGCCCTCGCCGCCGGCGCCCGGCGGGTCGTGCTCTTCACGACGGGGGTGCACCAGCGGCCGATGCCCGACGAGATCGCGTACGCCGTGTCGAAGGCCGCGGTGCAGGGGGTCACCGCCAGCCTCGCGGCGACGGCCGCCGGGTTCGGCGCGACCGTCAACTGCGTGAACCCGGGTCCGGTCGACACCGGCTACGCCGACGAGACCACCCGCGCGGTCGTGGCCGAGCGAATGCCGGGCGGGCGCTGGGGCGCTCCCGCGGACATCGCCCCCGCCGTCGCGTGGCTGCTGTCGGAGGACGCGGCGTGGGTCACGGGCCAGACGATCGACGTCGACGGCGGGTGGGGCGTCCGCCCCTGAGCGCTGCGGCGCGGCACTTGAGCCGCCGGGCCGTCTGCGCGAGGCTCCGGGGCATGGCAGACATCGCGGGAGCGGTCCTGCTGCAGGGCGGGGGCGAGATGCAGCCGGCGTGCAGGGCCATGGACCTGGAGCTCGTGCGCGAGGCGCCCGACGGCGACGTCGTCGTGGTCCTCGGCGCCGCCACGCCCGGGGTGGACCACGCCCGGGCCGCGTCGCGGGCGCGGCGCTACTACGCCGACCTCGTGCGCCGCCGTGTCGTCGTGACCCCCCACCCGGAGGTGGACCTCGAGGAGTGCCTCGCGGCCGTCGCCGGGGCCGGGCTCGTCGTGCTGCCGGGGGGCTCCCCGTCGCGGCTGCTCGATGCGTTCCGCGCCGACGGCGGCCGCCTGGCCGGCGCGCTCACCGACGCGCACCGCTCGGGCGTCGCGCTGTCCGGGGCGTCCGCCGGCGCCATGGTCCTCTGCGAGCGCACCGTGCTGCCCGACAGGAGGACCGGGGCGACGGGCGAGCCCACGGTCGCCGTCGGTCTCGGACTGGTGCCGGGCCTCGCCCTCGTCCACGACGACGGGCGCGACCGGCGCGGCTGGCGGGACCCCGACGACCCCGACGGGCTGCGCTGGGGCCTGCCCGAGGCGGGCGGGGTGCTCGTCCACGAGGGGTCGGTGCGCGCGGTCGGCCAGGGCGGCCCGCGGGTGCTCCTCGGGGGCCGCAGCCGGGTGCTGGCGCACCGCAGCCAGCCGCTCGAGGAGGTCGTGGCGGCGTGAGCGCCACCACGGCCCACCCGGCGGACGGCCACGACCTCATCCGGGTGCGGGGCGCACGGGTCCACAACCTCCGCGACGTCGACGTCGACCTGCCGAAACGGCGCCTCACCGTCCTCACCGGGGTGTCCGGCTCGGGGAAGAGCTCGCTCGTGTTCGGGACCATCGCCGCGGAGTCCCAGCGCCTCATCAACGAGACCTACAGCGCCTTCGTCCAGGGGTTCATGCCGACCCTCGCGCGCCCGGACGTCGACGTCCTCGAGGGCCTCACCACCGCGATCATCGTCGACCAGGAGCGCATCGGGGCCAACCCGCGCTCGACCGTCGGCACCGTCACCGACGCCAACGCCCTCCTGCGGATCCTCTTCAGCCGTCTGGGTCAGCCGCAGATCGGGCCGCCGAACGCGTACTCGTTCAACGTGCCGTCCGTCCGGGCGAGCGGGGCCATCACCGTCGAGCGGGGCGGGAAGAGCAAGGCGGAGAAGGCGACGTTCACCCGGCTCGGCGGCATGTGCTCCCGCTGCGAGGGCATGGGGCGCGTGGACGACATCGACGTGAGCGCCCTCTACGACGACTCGAGGTCCTTGTCCGAGGGGGCGCTGCGGGTGCCCGGCTACAGCATGGACGGCTGGTACGGGCGGTTGTTCGCGGGCGTGGGACTCCCCATGGACACCCCGATCCGCGACTTCACGGAGGCGCAGAGGGAGACGCTGCTCCGCGGCGAGCCGACGAAGATCAAGGTCGAGGGCGTCAACCTCACGTACGAGGGGATCATCCCGAGGATCCAGAAGTCGATGCTGTCGAAGGACGTCGACTCCCTCCAGCCGCACGTCCGCGCCTTCGTCGAGCGGGCCGTCACCTTCGCCGCGTGCCCCGACTGCGAGGGCACCCGGCTGGCCCCCGAGGCGCGCTCGTCGCGCATCGCCGGCCGCAACATCGCCGACGTGTGCGCCCTGCAGATCACCGACCTCGCCGACTGGGTGCGTGACCTCGACGAGCCGACGGTCGCGCCGCTGCTCGCCGGGCTGCAGCACCTGCTCGACTCCTTCACCGAGATCGGCCTCGGGTACCTCTCGCTCGAGCGGCCCTCCGGCACGCTGTCCGGGGGAGAGGCCCAGCGGACGAAGATGATCCGCCACCTCGGGTCCTCGCTCACCGACGTCACGTACGTCTTCGACGAGCCGACCATCGGCCTGCACCCGCACGACATCGCCCGCATGAACCAGCTCCTGCTGCGCCTGCGGGACAAGGGGAACACCGTCCTCGTCGTCGAGCACAAGCCCGAGGCGATCGCCGTCGCGGACCACGTCGTCGACCTCGGCCCGGGCGCCGGGAGCGACGGCGGGACGGTGTGCTTCGAGGGCACGGTCGAGGGGCTGCGCGCCAGCGGCACCGTCACCGGGCGCCACCTCGACGACCGCGCGGCGCTCAAGCGGTCCGTCCGTGCCCCCGCCGGGACGCTGCCGGTGCGAGGGGCCCGGACCCACAACCTCCGGGACGTCGACGTCGACATCCCGCTCGGCGTGCTGTGCGTCGTCACGGGCGTCGCGGGGTCCGGCAAGAGCTCCCTCGTGCACGGCTCGGTCGCCGGGCGCGACGGAGTCGTCGTCGTCGACCAGGGGGCCATCCGCGGCTCGCGGCGCAGCAACCCCGCGACGTACACGGGTCTGCTGGAGCCCGTCCGCAAGGCCTTCGCGAAGGCGAACGGCGTGAAGCCCGCGCTGTTCAGCCCCAACTCCGAGGGCGCGTGCACGACGTGCAACGGCGCCGGCGTCATCTTCACCGACCTCGGGGTGATGGCGACGATGGAGTCGACGTGCGAGGACTGCGAGGGGCGTCGCTTCCAGGCCGCGGTCCTGGAGTACACGCTCGGGGGACGGCACATCGCCGACGTGCTCGCGATGTCCGTCGCCGAGGCGGAGGAGTACTTCCGGACCGGTGAGGCGCGCACCCCGGCTGCTCACACGGTCGTGGAACGGCTCGCGGACGTCGGTCTCGGCTACCTCACGCTCGGGCAGCCGCTGACGACGCTGTCCGGGGGCGAGCGGCAACGGCTGAAGCTCGCCGTCCAGATGGGGGAGAAGGGGGAGGTGTACGTCCTCGACGAGCCGACGACCGGTCTCCACCTCGCCGACGTCGAGCAGCTCCTCCGGCTGCTCGACCGGCTCGTGGACGCCGGTCGGTCCGTCGTCGTCATCGAGCACCACCAGGCCGTGATGGCGCACGCCGACTGGATCGTCGACCTGGGACCGGGCGCCGGGCACGACGGCGGGCGCGTGGTGTTCGAGGGGACGCCCGCCGACCTCGTCGCCACGCGCTCGACCCTGACGGCGGAGCACCTGGCCGCGTACGTCGGCGGCTGAGGACCCGTCTCTCACCACCGGCGCCGCGTCGTCCAGTTGGCGCAGGGCTGCACCGTGCCGGGGGCGACTCCGGCGCACGTCGGCATGGTGGCCGGGGGCTGCCGGTCCGGTTCGTAGCGACCGTCCGGGTCCTCGGCGTACGGGACCTCGACCCACAGCGAGCGTGCGGGCTCGAACGTGTTCATCAGGCACTCGCAGTCGCAGAAGCCGCCGCCGCGACCCAGACGTGTCTCCAGGCCCCTGGCTCGCGGTGCCACGGTGTCGCGGTAGAGCCGGGCGAAGCGGAGGTCCGTGTGGCAGCCGAAGGCTGCGACCTGCCGGTCGAGGAAGCAGACGAGGCACTCCCCGTCGCGCGGGGTGGTGAGCCGGAGGGCAGCGGCGTGGACGTGGGATTCGGCGGTGGTGATCGTGTCGTCGCTCATGGGTACAGGGTGTACGAGCCAGGTCGGACACAACTCGTGCCACAGGGGAGTGGTCGTCGCCCCCGGCCTCAGTCCCCGGGTCCACCCACCGCGGCACGGAGCAGGTGCAGGCACCGCGTGACGGTGCGGGCGCGCACGTGCGCGCGGTCACCCGTGAGGTGCAACCGGTGGGTCCCGGTCCCGTCGGGGCCGGCGAGAGCGACGTGCACGAGGCCGACCGGCTTGCCCGGCCGCGCGCCGCCGGGCCCGGCGATCCCTGTGACCGCGACCGCGAGCGTGGACCCGAAGCGCTGCCGCACCCCCTCGGCCATCGCCCGGGCCACGTTCGCGCTCACGGCCCCCCGGCGGGCGATGAGGTCGGCCGGGACCCCGAGGTGGGTCGTCTTCGCGGCGTCGGAGTAGGTGACGACACCACCCAGCAGGTACTCCGACGACCCGGGCAGGTCCGCGAGCCGGCCGGCGAGCAGGCCCGCCGTGCACGACTCCGCCGTGGCGACGGTCCAGCCGTGTCGCCGCAGGCCCGCGGCGACGACCTCGTCGACCGTCGCCCCGTCGGTGGAGTAGACGCTGTCGGCGAAGCGACCGAGGACCGCGTGCTCGAGCGCGTCGTAGGCGGGGGAGGCGCGGGGTCGGAAGCGGGTGACGACCTCGAGGTCGCCGTCGCGGAGACACGTCGTCACCTCCAGGCCGGCCGCCTCGAGGCGGCCGTGCCGCTGCTCGTGCTCGCGCAGCAGCCCGGCGAGCTCGGCCTCGGGCGGCCCGGAGATCCGGATGGTCCGCTCGTGCAGCGCCTCGGCGCCGTCGTCGAGCCCCAGCGCCGCCCGGACACGCGGGTCGTCGAGCGCTGTCGGCCACATCGCCTGCAGCTCCGAGGGGGGACCGGGGAGGACGACGACCGGCGGTCCGCCCCGGGGGTCGGCGACGACGAGGCCAGGGGCGGTGCCGACCGGCTCCAGCACCGCCGCGCCCTCGGGCACCAGCGCCTGCTTCCGGGTGCCGGCGGCCAGCTCGTTCTCGGGCGTCGTCCAGCCCCGCGCCGCCGCGATGCGGTCGACGACGGCACGGATGCGGGTCTCGAGGGCAGTGTCGAGGCCGATACCGAGGCCGAGCGCGTCGGCGACGACGGCCACGGTGAGGTCGTCGGCGGTCGGGCCCAGACCGCCGGAGGTGATGACGAGGTCGTGGCCCGACGCGGCGAACCGGAGAGCCGACGCGAGGTCCCCAGGGCGGTCGCCGACCGTCACGACCGCACCGATGTCGGCGCCGAGGCCCCGCAGCTGCTCGGCGAGCCAGGGGCCGTTGGCGTCCGGGACCCGTCCGGTGAGGACCTCCGTGCCGGTGACGACGACCGCCGCTCGCGCCATGTCGCCGACCCTAGGTGGTCCACCGGCTGGCAGGGTGATGAGGTGCGGACGCTGACGTACGCGATGAACGTGAGCCTCGACGGTTATGTCGCGGCCCCTGGTGGCGACCTCGGCTGGAGCGTGCCGAGCGACGAGCTCTTCCGGTACTGGTCCGACCGGGTCGCCGCCACCGACCTCGCGCTGTACGGAGCGGGGCTGTGGCGGTCGATGAGCTCGTACTGGCCGCACGCCGACGAGCAGCCCGACGCGACCCCGGCGGAGCGCGAGTACGCCCGCCGCTGGCGGGACATGCCGAAGGTCGTCTTCTCCTCGACGGTCACGGCCGTCGACTGGAACACGCGTCTCGTGACCGGCGACACGCTCGCCGAGATCGCGAGGCTGAAGACCGAGGGCGGCGGCCCCATGGACATCGGCGGTGCGACGCTGGCGGCGGCGGCCATGCGTGCCGGCCTGGTCGACGAGTACGTCCTCCTCACCGCACCGGTCCTCGTGGGCGGCGGCACGCCGTTCTTCACGACACTCGACGCACGGGTCGCACTCGACCTCGTCGAGACACGCGAGCTCGAGGGTGACGTCGTCCTCTGTCGCTATCGCGTGCAGCACCGATAATGCACGTTATGTCACGTCGCTGAGGGCAAGGCCTCCGGCTCACGCGGCGAGGCCGACCACCAGAGCGAGGTGGGCCTCGATCGGGCTCCCCTCTGCCGTGGTGGGTGGCGCCCCGGGCAGCGGCGGCGGCACCGAGCGGTACTCGACACCCGACGGCGTCCTGATGACGACCGTTCCCGTCGCCTCGTCGACGCGGGACCGCCAGCCCGCGGCCTCCTTGGCCTGGTTGCACGCCTCGCACAGCCCCTGCAGGTCCTGGAGCCGGGTGCGACCGCCCTCGGCGTGGCGCTCGACGTGGTCCACGTGCCGCACGGGTGCGTCGCACCAGGGGGTCCGGCACGTGCCGCCGTCGCGGAGGCGGACCGCAGCCGCGAGTCCGGGCGTCGCGAAGCGACCACGGGACTCCATGGCGACGAGCCGACCGAGGTCGTCGAGCAGCACCTTCTGCAGCGCGACACGCGCGCCCGCCTCCACCGTGCCGGCCACGAGCTCTCGGGCCCACCCCGCGGGCACCGGTCCGTGCCCCTCGAGGGCGGCAGGCTCGTCGCCGCCGGCGAGCAGGGTGCGGTCGGTCACGACGAGCCGGACCGCGACGTCCGGCACCCTCGGGGTCCCAGGCGCTGCCGCAGCGCCGGCGAGCACGCGCTCGACGAGGGCGTCGGCCATGAGCTGACCGCGAGAGCGCTCGTCGCCGCCCGGTCGGCCGCGCGCGGCGTCGGCGGCGCGCTGCAGGGCGGCGTGGACGGACACCGCCTGCTGCACCGGGAGCAGGGCGGTGACGTACGCCATCGTGTCCGGCGCGGGTCGGATGGTGACGCAGCGCTCCCCCTCGGCGCGCCTCGCGCGGGCCACGACCGAGCGCGGGTCGAGCCGGTACGCGATCCGCTTCGCCGCCGCTGCGACCTCCCGGTCCCCCATGCCCTCCAGCCGCGCGAGCGCCTCGGCTGAGCCGGCGAGCTCCTCGTCGACCGCGGCCCGGTCCTCGCGGCTGAGCACCGCGGTCTCGCGGGCGAGCACGGTCGCGCGCCACTCGCTGATCCGACCGGCCTGGAGGGCGCGGAAGGTTCCGGGCATCTCGTGCACGAGGGCCTTGGCCAGACCGAGGAGGCGGCCGCCGCGGTGAGCCGACTCCCGGCGCGCCAGCGCGACCTGCGCGGCGACGCCTCTCCCCCGCTCGGCGGCGGGCACCCCCGTCAGTCGCTGCTGCTGCCGCTGTGATGCGTCCAGGGCCGCCGCGGCCCGTGCCTGCGCCGCGGACGCGGCGGCCTTGAGCGCCTCCAGCGCCCCGAGGCGCTCGACGAGCGCCTCGTCGTCGACGCCGTCGTCGAGCTCGGCCAGTCGGCGCGCGACAGCGAGGATCGCTCCGACGGTCACCGCCTGTCGATCGAACACGTGTTCGATAGTAGTCGACCTTCGGCTGCCCGGCAAGCCCTCAGAGGCCACCCGCGACGCGGAGCACGCAGCCGCTGACGTACGAGGCCTCCCCGGACAGCAGCCACATGACGGCCGCCGCCACCTCGTCGGGCTCCCCCGCACGACGCAGCGGCACGACGGGAGCGACCCGGTCCGCCCGCCCGGGCTCCCCCGCAGCGGCGTGGATGTCCGTGCGGGTCGTGCCGGGCGAGACGCAGCACACGCGGATGCCGGCGGGGCCGACCTCCTTGGCCAGGCCGACCGTGAGGGCCTCCACGGCGGCCTTCGAGGCCGCGTACCCGACGTACTCCCCCGGCGCGCCGCTCGTCGCCGCCACCGACGAGACGGTGACGAGCACGCCGGGCGTCGCGTCCGCCTCCCATCGCCGCACCGCCTCGCGGGCGAGGAGCAGCGTCCCGACGACGTTCGTGTCGACCACGCGCCGCAGCCCCTCGGCGTCGCTGTCGGCGAGCCGGCCGAGGCGGCCCGTCACCCCGGCGTTGGCGACGACCCCTGTGACCGCCCCGAGCTCGGCCGCGGCGTCGAGGAGGAGGGCGGGCGTGCCGGGGTCCCGTGCGTCCGCGCGCAGCGTCCGCACGGCGCCGCCGACCGCCCGCAGCGACTCGGCCGTCGCCGCCGCCGCGTCGTCGTCCCCGGCGTAGGAGAGGCAGACCGCGTACCCGGCCCCCACCGCGCGGGCCGCAACCGCGGCGCCGATGCCGCGGGTGCCGCCCGTGACGACGAGGACCTGCGGTTCGTCGCCGGTCACGGCCGTCCCGTCCGGCGCAGCCACCACAGCCCGAGGAACGGCAGGACGAGCGGGATCAGGAGGTACCCGAGCCCGAAGTCGGACCACACGGTCGGCTCCGGGAACAGGGCCGGTCGCGCGAGGCTGACGGTGCCGACCACGACCACCCCGACCGCCTCGGTGCCGACGGCCACCCACGCCACGCGCCGGGCGGCCGGGCGGTCGACCGCGAGCGCGACCGTCGCGACGACGTAGACGAGCGCCGCGACGGCGCTCAGCACGTACGCGATCGGCGCCTCGTCGAACTTCACGAGCACCTGGTACACAGAGCGGCTCGTCGCGCCGACGGCGAGGACGGCGTAGACGGCGACGAGGAGGCGCCCCGGTCCGCTGCGCGTGGGCCGTGCCCTCCTGGCGCCGCTGCTCATGGGCCTAGCCTCCCGTCATGGGCACACCCCGGAACCCCTCCGGCATCCGTGACCTGGCCACGTCCTCCTTCGTGCTCCTCACGACGTTCACGCGCGACGGCCGGCCGAAGGCGACGCCGGTGTGGGCGGCGCCGGACGGCGACGCGCTCGTCGTGATCACGGACCGCGACTCGTGGAAGGTCCGCCGCGCCCGTCGGAACCCGGAGGTCCTCCTCGCCTCCTGCGACATGCGCGGCCGGAGGACGGGACCCGACCTCGCGGCGAGCGCGGTCGTCGTCGAGGGTCCGGAGTACCTCGCCCGGGTCACCGGCGCGCTGCTGCGCAAGTACGGGTGGCAGATGCGCCTGGCG
Proteins encoded in this region:
- a CDS encoding HNH endonuclease, whose protein sequence is MFDRQAVTVGAILAVARRLAELDDGVDDEALVERLGALEALKAAASAAQARAAAALDASQRQQQRLTGVPAAERGRGVAAQVALARRESAHRGGRLLGLAKALVHEMPGTFRALQAGRISEWRATVLARETAVLSREDRAAVDEELAGSAEALARLEGMGDREVAAAAKRIAYRLDPRSVVARARRAEGERCVTIRPAPDTMAYVTALLPVQQAVSVHAALQRAADAARGRPGGDERSRGQLMADALVERVLAGAAAAPGTPRVPDVAVRLVVTDRTLLAGGDEPAALEGHGPVPAGWARELVAGTVEAGARVALQKVLLDDLGRLVAMESRGRFATPGLAAAVRLRDGGTCRTPWCDAPVRHVDHVERHAEGGRTRLQDLQGLCEACNQAKEAAGWRSRVDEATGTVVIRTPSGVEYRSVPPPLPGAPPTTAEGSPIEAHLALVVGLAA
- a CDS encoding SDR family oxidoreductase; amino-acid sequence: MTGDEPQVLVVTGGTRGIGAAVAARAVGAGYAVCLSYAGDDDAAAATAESLRAVGGAVRTLRADARDPGTPALLLDAAAELGAVTGVVANAGVTGRLGRLADSDAEGLRRVVDTNVVGTLLLAREAVRRWEADATPGVLVTVSSVAATSGAPGEYVGYAASKAAVEALTVGLAKEVGPAGIRVCCVSPGTTRTDIHAAAGEPGRADRVAPVVPLRRAGEPDEVAAAVMWLLSGEASYVSGCVLRVAGGL
- a CDS encoding PPOX class F420-dependent oxidoreductase, whose product is MGTPRNPSGIRDLATSSFVLLTTFTRDGRPKATPVWAAPDGDALVVITDRDSWKVRRARRNPEVLLASCDMRGRRTGPDLAASAVVVEGPEYLARVTGALLRKYGWQMRLARLLGRTSARERVGLVLRDRPPSS